Proteins encoded within one genomic window of Acidovorax sp. 107:
- a CDS encoding ABC transporter permease, translating into MSKQPSRSALLSTSAASIIVFLAVWELICRAGWIDPIFLPPPSAVFAKAMGMVGEGTLIGNVLASGRRVMIGFLAATAVAIPLGIILGTSTYARAAFDPILSFLRPLPSMSWIPLSLLWFGITETQKYSIVFMGTFAPALVYVIEATRNVDPLLIRAAQNLGANRWQVMKEVILPGSLPQILSGMKVILGLAWTCVISAELVAAREGLGFLIMNGKEFFQTEVVVLGMLLISITVLVTDFVFRVLENRVLRWQR; encoded by the coding sequence ATTTCTAAACAACCTTCGCGCAGCGCATTGCTCAGCACAAGCGCTGCCTCCATCATCGTGTTCCTCGCGGTATGGGAGCTGATTTGCAGGGCTGGATGGATCGACCCCATCTTCCTGCCTCCTCCCAGTGCCGTCTTCGCCAAAGCCATGGGGATGGTTGGCGAAGGCACACTGATTGGCAACGTGCTCGCTTCCGGCCGTCGCGTCATGATTGGCTTCCTGGCGGCGACCGCCGTGGCCATACCGTTGGGCATCATCCTGGGCACTTCAACCTATGCCAGGGCAGCCTTCGACCCCATCCTGTCCTTCCTGCGGCCGCTGCCATCCATGAGCTGGATCCCCCTCTCGTTGCTCTGGTTTGGCATCACCGAGACGCAGAAGTACAGCATCGTGTTCATGGGCACATTCGCCCCCGCGCTCGTCTATGTGATCGAGGCGACCCGCAACGTCGACCCATTGTTGATTCGCGCAGCCCAAAACCTGGGGGCCAACCGCTGGCAGGTGATGAAAGAAGTGATTCTTCCAGGGAGTCTCCCGCAGATCCTGAGCGGCATGAAGGTCATCCTTGGCTTGGCCTGGACCTGCGTGATTTCCGCTGAACTGGTTGCAGCGCGCGAGGGCCTTGGCTTCCTCATCATGAACGGCAAAGAGTTCTTCCAGACCGAAGTTGTGGTGCTCGGCATGCTGCTCATCAGCATCACTGTTCTGGTCACCGACTTTGTATTTCGCGTCCTTGAAAACCGGGTATTGAGGTGGCAACGATGA
- a CDS encoding AzlC family ABC transporter permease gives MISPPPTLRPSTWTPAIRMGLSIAAATGLYGISFGALAVAAGLTVGQAMALSLLMFTGGSQFAFIGVIAGGGAGSAALGAAALLGVRNAVYGMQMNAMVAPTGWRKAVAAQLTIDESAATAAGQMASDEQRRGFWTAGVGVFVLWNLFTLLGAVLGDALGDPRRWGLDGAAVAAFLALLWPRLNQREPVALAVLCGVATALAVPLLPPGLPILLAAVAGAAWGWWVRSPDAPSARGEGAP, from the coding sequence ATGATCTCTCCCCCGCCCACTCTGCGACCGTCCACCTGGACGCCCGCCATCCGCATGGGTTTATCGATTGCCGCCGCCACCGGCCTCTACGGCATCTCCTTTGGCGCCCTGGCCGTGGCGGCTGGCCTCACGGTGGGGCAGGCCATGGCACTGAGCCTGCTCATGTTCACGGGCGGTTCTCAGTTCGCCTTCATCGGCGTCATTGCCGGTGGCGGTGCCGGTTCTGCGGCCCTGGGGGCTGCTGCGCTGCTGGGTGTGCGCAACGCGGTTTACGGCATGCAGATGAACGCCATGGTCGCTCCCACCGGCTGGCGCAAGGCCGTGGCCGCGCAGCTCACCATTGACGAATCCGCGGCCACCGCTGCAGGGCAGATGGCGTCGGATGAGCAACGGCGCGGCTTCTGGACGGCGGGCGTCGGTGTGTTTGTGCTCTGGAACCTGTTTACCCTGCTCGGCGCCGTGCTGGGCGACGCGCTGGGCGACCCGCGCCGCTGGGGCTTGGACGGCGCCGCCGTGGCCGCCTTTCTGGCCCTGTTGTGGCCGCGCCTGAATCAGCGCGAACCCGTGGCACTGGCTGTGCTGTGCGGCGTGGCTACTGCACTGGCGGTGCCGTTGCTTCCACCGGGCCTGCCCATCCTGCTGGCCGCCGTGGCGGGTGCCGCCTGGGGCTGGTGGGTGCGCAGCCCGGACGCGCCGTCCGCGCGCGGGGAGGGCGCGCCTTGA
- the polA gene encoding DNA polymerase I yields MSNKKTLVLVDGSSYLYRAFHAMPDLRAVPGDMSSAATGAIRGMINMMQALRKEVAADYAVCVFDASGPTFRDALYTEYKATRSPMPDDLRSQIEPIHQVVDLLGWKVVAVPGVEADDVIATLAHTAAAQGIEVIVSSGDKDLSQLVNEHITIIDTMSGKRRDVAGVTAEFGVPPALMVDYQALVGDTVDNVPGVTKVGPKTAAKWLEEYGSLDNLIANADAIKGVAGNNLREAIASGQLALSRQLVTMKTDCALADYIPGLPAFDDITLDAPDNTGLLPFYEKYGFKGLASAIKGAAAPAATAPTVAMPGQSGDLFADHSASTVAEEAQHRTVVYDTILNWADFDQWLERLHKAPLTAIDTETDSLDEMRAQIVGISFSVQPGEAAYIPLRHEGPDAPAQLPLDEVLARLKPWLEDPKHPKLGQHIKYDRHVFANHGIEVQGYAHDTMLQSYVLEVHKPHNLTSLAERHTGRKGITYEDLCGKGAHQIPFAQVPVDKAAAYSCEDSDQTLDVHNALWPLLQADDKLRFIYELEMQSSEALYRIERNGVLIDAPTLAAQSHELGQRILQLETEAYEIAGQPFNLSSPKQLGEIFFDKLGMPVVKKTATGARSTDEEVLEKLAEDYPLPAKLLEHRSLVKLKGTYTDKLAQLALPRTGRVHTHYAQAVAVTGRLSSNDPNLQNIPIRTPEGRRVREAFVAPAGRVIASADYSQIELRIMAHLSGDHSLLHAFHAGLDVHRATAAEVFGVEVDQVTSEQRRYAKVINFGLIYGMSSFGLAKNLGIETKAAAAYIDKYFQRYPGVKQYMDDTKAAAKSMGYVETVFGRRLYLPEINSPNGPRRAGAERAAINAPMQGTAADLIKLAMVAVQKELDAHKPDIQMIMQVHDELVFELPESEMDWLKTHVPRLMAEVAALKVPLLAEVGVGANWDKAH; encoded by the coding sequence ATGAGCAACAAAAAGACCCTGGTGCTGGTGGACGGCTCCAGCTACCTCTACCGCGCCTTCCACGCCATGCCCGACCTGCGGGCCGTGCCGGGCGACATGAGCAGTGCCGCCACGGGCGCTATCCGCGGCATGATCAACATGATGCAGGCCCTGCGCAAAGAGGTGGCGGCCGACTACGCCGTGTGCGTGTTCGACGCCAGCGGCCCCACCTTCCGCGACGCCCTGTACACCGAATACAAGGCCACGCGCTCGCCCATGCCCGACGACCTGCGCAGCCAGATCGAGCCCATCCACCAGGTGGTGGACCTGCTGGGCTGGAAGGTGGTGGCCGTGCCCGGCGTAGAGGCCGACGACGTGATCGCCACCCTGGCCCACACGGCCGCCGCGCAGGGCATTGAAGTCATTGTGTCCAGCGGCGACAAAGACTTGAGCCAGCTGGTCAACGAGCACATCACCATCATCGACACCATGAGCGGCAAGCGCCGCGATGTGGCAGGCGTGACAGCAGAGTTTGGCGTGCCGCCTGCGCTGATGGTGGACTACCAGGCCCTGGTGGGCGACACCGTGGACAACGTGCCCGGCGTGACCAAGGTGGGCCCCAAGACCGCCGCCAAGTGGCTGGAAGAATATGGCTCGCTCGACAACCTGATTGCCAACGCCGACGCCATCAAGGGCGTGGCGGGCAACAACCTGCGCGAAGCCATTGCCAGCGGTCAGCTGGCCTTGAGCCGCCAGCTCGTCACCATGAAGACCGACTGCGCGCTGGCCGACTACATCCCCGGCCTGCCCGCGTTTGACGACATCACGCTGGACGCGCCCGACAACACGGGCCTGCTGCCGTTTTACGAAAAATACGGCTTCAAGGGCCTGGCCAGCGCCATCAAGGGCGCAGCGGCCCCCGCCGCCACAGCCCCCACCGTCGCCATGCCCGGCCAAAGTGGCGACCTGTTTGCCGACCATTCCGCCAGCACCGTGGCCGAAGAAGCCCAGCACCGCACGGTGGTGTACGACACCATCCTCAACTGGGCTGACTTTGACCAGTGGCTGGAGCGCCTGCACAAAGCCCCGCTCACGGCCATTGACACCGAAACCGATTCCCTCGATGAAATGCGCGCGCAAATCGTCGGCATCAGCTTCAGCGTGCAGCCCGGCGAAGCCGCCTACATCCCTCTGCGGCATGAAGGCCCCGATGCGCCCGCGCAGTTGCCGCTGGATGAAGTGCTCGCCCGCCTCAAGCCTTGGCTGGAAGATCCCAAGCACCCCAAGCTGGGCCAGCACATCAAATACGACCGCCATGTGTTCGCCAACCATGGCATCGAAGTGCAGGGCTACGCGCACGACACCATGCTGCAAAGCTACGTGCTTGAAGTGCACAAGCCCCACAACCTGACCAGCCTGGCCGAGCGCCACACCGGCCGCAAAGGCATTACCTACGAAGACCTGTGCGGCAAGGGCGCGCACCAGATCCCGTTTGCGCAAGTGCCGGTGGACAAAGCCGCCGCTTACTCGTGTGAAGACTCTGACCAGACCCTGGACGTGCACAACGCCCTGTGGCCCCTGCTGCAGGCCGACGACAAGCTGCGCTTCATCTACGAACTGGAGATGCAGAGCAGCGAAGCCCTGTACCGCATCGAACGCAACGGCGTGCTGATCGACGCGCCCACGCTGGCCGCGCAAAGCCACGAGCTGGGCCAGCGCATTCTGCAGCTCGAAACCGAGGCGTACGAGATTGCAGGCCAGCCCTTCAACCTGAGCAGCCCCAAGCAACTGGGTGAAATCTTCTTCGACAAGCTGGGCATGCCCGTGGTGAAGAAGACCGCTACCGGCGCCCGCAGCACCGACGAAGAAGTGCTCGAAAAACTGGCCGAGGACTACCCCCTGCCCGCCAAGCTGCTGGAGCACCGCAGCCTCGTCAAGCTCAAAGGCACCTACACCGACAAGCTCGCGCAATTGGCCCTGCCACGCACCGGCCGCGTGCACACGCACTACGCGCAGGCCGTGGCCGTCACCGGGCGCTTGTCCAGCAACGACCCCAACCTGCAGAACATCCCCATCCGCACCCCCGAAGGCCGCCGCGTGCGCGAAGCCTTTGTGGCCCCCGCAGGCCGCGTGATTGCGAGCGCCGACTACTCCCAAATCGAGCTGCGCATCATGGCCCACCTGAGCGGCGACCACTCGCTGCTGCACGCCTTCCACGCCGGCCTGGACGTGCACCGCGCCACCGCTGCCGAAGTGTTTGGGGTGGAGGTGGACCAGGTCACCAGCGAGCAACGCCGCTACGCCAAGGTCATCAACTTCGGCCTCATCTACGGCATGAGCAGCTTTGGCCTGGCCAAGAATCTGGGCATCGAAACCAAGGCCGCAGCCGCTTACATTGACAAATACTTCCAGCGCTACCCCGGCGTGAAGCAGTACATGGACGACACCAAGGCCGCCGCCAAGTCCATGGGCTACGTCGAAACCGTGTTTGGCCGCCGCCTGTATCTGCCCGAGATCAACTCCCCCAACGGCCCCCGCCGCGCCGGGGCCGAGCGTGCCGCCATCAACGCGCCCATGCAGGGCACAGCGGCAGACCTCATCAAGCTGGCCATGGTGGCGGTGCAGAAAGAGTTGGATGCCCACAAGCCGGACATCCAAATGATCATGCAGGTGCACGACGAACTGGTGTTCGAACTGCCCGAGAGCGAGATGGACTGGCTCAAGACTCACGTCCCGCGCCTGATGGCGGAGGTGGCGGCGCTGAAGGTGCCGTTGCTGGCAGAGGTGGGGGTGGGGGCGAACTGGGACAAGGCGCATTGA
- a CDS encoding FAD-binding oxidoreductase has product MTRSQTFPSYQAGSGWNALLPNRAPRDSAPKETHFDTVVIGAGVTGAAAARRIAELEPGSRILLVDATAAGEGSAGRNSGFLINLPHNTGMSGHGSPAQIARKQIALYDTGLKWLKSLIDQYHIDCGWNPVGKYHAAATADGEQNLRSTLNQYQDWGVEYTELGQPELEQRLGTSYYRYGYHSHNNIFVQPAALIRGLIDHLPENVFVWENEPVLSIEKGKPHRIRTRSKDIATPRIVVANNGFARKLGFAKDRVFTIYTYAAFTPQLDEGELAKLGDTQEWGVIPANRLGTTLRKAAGGRFMVRSAYSYEKEQSLTTVHAMLQECYRNRYPHMASHDLEHVWGGVTALTRNGALYFGRLDEGIYISIGCNGAGMLKGSMFGKLTGEMACGHQSTELADALGFQRPTWLPPDPIRRVAVLSAIQYQKHKAGLER; this is encoded by the coding sequence ATGACCCGTTCACAGACTTTTCCGAGCTACCAAGCTGGCTCGGGGTGGAATGCTTTGCTTCCAAACAGGGCTCCAAGGGACTCAGCACCCAAGGAAACGCACTTCGATACCGTGGTCATCGGCGCCGGCGTCACCGGGGCGGCAGCCGCTCGGCGAATTGCCGAGCTGGAGCCGGGCTCCCGCATTCTGCTGGTTGATGCAACAGCGGCCGGTGAGGGCTCTGCGGGCCGGAACTCGGGTTTCCTGATCAATCTGCCGCACAACACGGGCATGTCCGGGCACGGAAGCCCTGCGCAGATTGCCCGCAAGCAGATTGCGCTCTACGACACTGGCTTGAAGTGGCTGAAATCGCTGATTGACCAATACCACATCGACTGTGGATGGAACCCTGTAGGCAAATACCACGCGGCCGCGACAGCCGATGGTGAGCAGAATTTGCGCAGCACGCTGAACCAGTACCAGGACTGGGGAGTCGAGTACACAGAACTGGGCCAACCAGAGCTCGAGCAGCGGTTGGGTACTTCGTACTACCGCTACGGGTACCACTCACACAACAACATCTTCGTGCAGCCTGCCGCGTTGATTCGCGGCTTGATAGACCACCTGCCAGAGAACGTCTTCGTTTGGGAGAACGAGCCAGTCCTCTCGATCGAAAAAGGCAAGCCTCATCGCATCAGAACACGCAGCAAGGACATCGCCACGCCGCGGATCGTCGTGGCGAATAATGGCTTTGCGCGCAAGCTAGGGTTCGCCAAGGACCGCGTCTTCACCATCTACACATATGCAGCCTTTACGCCTCAACTGGACGAGGGGGAGCTTGCCAAGCTGGGTGACACCCAGGAGTGGGGCGTGATTCCGGCGAACCGCCTGGGCACCACGCTGCGCAAGGCCGCTGGCGGCCGCTTCATGGTGCGCAGCGCCTACTCGTATGAGAAGGAGCAGTCGCTCACGACCGTGCACGCCATGCTCCAGGAGTGCTACCGCAATCGCTATCCTCACATGGCGTCCCACGATTTGGAGCATGTCTGGGGCGGAGTCACGGCATTGACGCGCAATGGCGCCCTCTACTTTGGCCGACTGGATGAGGGCATCTACATCTCCATTGGCTGCAACGGCGCAGGCATGTTGAAGGGCAGCATGTTTGGGAAGCTCACGGGCGAAATGGCGTGCGGCCATCAATCCACAGAGCTGGCCGATGCACTCGGTTTCCAGCGACCAACGTGGCTGCCTCCAGACCCCATTCGCCGTGTCGCAGTGCTGAGCGCCATCCAGTACCAAAAGCACAAGGCTGGCCTCGAACGCTGA
- a CDS encoding AzlD domain-containing protein has translation MTLWTAIVLACAATYLTKLAGYAVPARWLQNPRMARVAGAITVALLSALTVMNTFAAGTALVIDARLAAFGVAALALWLRLPFLLVVVLGAVAAGAVRWWG, from the coding sequence TTGACGCTTTGGACCGCCATCGTGCTGGCTTGCGCCGCCACGTACCTCACCAAACTCGCGGGCTATGCCGTGCCCGCACGCTGGTTGCAAAACCCCCGCATGGCCCGCGTGGCGGGGGCCATCACCGTGGCCTTGCTGTCGGCGCTGACCGTGATGAACACGTTTGCCGCAGGCACCGCCTTGGTGATCGATGCCCGGCTGGCGGCGTTCGGGGTGGCAGCGCTGGCCCTGTGGTTGCGGCTGCCGTTTTTGCTGGTGGTGGTGCTCGGGGCGGTAGCCGCCGGGGCTGTGCGGTGGTGGGGGTGA
- a CDS encoding RidA family protein: protein MTEDIVRTGGNHRMSNVVSYNGVLYLAGQVPTKVDVGITEQTQEVLSTIDSILKEHGSSKERILSCQIFLSDMRLFSKMNEVWDNWVAKGHAPARATVEARLASPEKLIEICVTAAS from the coding sequence ATGACAGAAGACATCGTCCGTACCGGTGGCAATCACCGAATGTCCAACGTGGTCTCTTACAACGGGGTGCTGTATCTGGCGGGCCAGGTCCCCACCAAGGTGGATGTGGGTATCACCGAGCAGACCCAGGAAGTCCTCAGTACGATTGACAGCATCCTCAAGGAACACGGCAGTTCCAAGGAGCGCATTCTTTCGTGCCAGATCTTCCTGTCCGACATGCGCCTCTTCAGCAAGATGAACGAGGTTTGGGACAACTGGGTGGCCAAGGGCCATGCGCCGGCGCGCGCGACCGTCGAGGCCAGGTTGGCAAGCCCGGAGAAGTTGATTGAGATCTGCGTCACCGCGGCCAGCTGA
- a CDS encoding ABC transporter ATP-binding protein, whose protein sequence is MISVQGISKHYGDFQALQHVDLEIAKGEFVVLLGASGCGKSTLLNLVTGFDRPTGGRIFVNGRQVNKVDPHCGMVFQQYALFPWLTVIDNVAFGLKMKGISKAERHKTATHFIEMVGLKGFEHKYPNALSGGMRQRVSIARVLANDPDVILLDEPFAALDAMTRQVLQDELLQIYEKSKKTIIFITHSIDEALLLSTRMLIMSARPGRVVTDMVNDLPMPRNAEVQLSPRYNELKSQIWDTVQSEVMRSLKATSH, encoded by the coding sequence ATGATTTCCGTTCAGGGAATTTCCAAGCACTACGGGGACTTCCAAGCACTTCAGCATGTTGATCTGGAAATCGCCAAGGGTGAATTCGTAGTGCTGCTCGGCGCATCAGGCTGTGGCAAATCCACCCTGCTGAACCTCGTGACGGGGTTTGATCGCCCCACCGGTGGACGCATCTTTGTCAATGGCCGCCAGGTCAACAAGGTGGACCCGCACTGCGGCATGGTCTTCCAGCAGTACGCGCTGTTCCCTTGGTTGACGGTGATCGACAACGTCGCGTTCGGTCTCAAGATGAAGGGCATCTCCAAGGCCGAGCGGCACAAGACCGCCACGCACTTCATCGAGATGGTCGGCCTCAAGGGCTTTGAGCACAAGTACCCGAACGCCCTGTCCGGCGGCATGCGGCAACGCGTATCCATCGCTCGGGTGCTGGCCAACGACCCAGACGTCATTCTTCTGGACGAGCCGTTTGCCGCGCTGGACGCCATGACACGCCAGGTACTCCAGGACGAGCTGCTCCAAATCTACGAGAAGAGCAAGAAGACCATCATCTTCATCACGCACTCCATCGACGAGGCGCTGCTCCTCTCGACGCGCATGCTCATCATGAGCGCACGGCCTGGCCGGGTGGTGACCGACATGGTGAACGACCTGCCGATGCCGAGAAACGCGGAGGTTCAGCTCTCGCCGCGCTACAACGAACTCAAGTCCCAGATCTGGGACACGGTGCAGTCCGAGGTGATGCGCAGCCTCAAAGCGACCAGCCACTGA